The following coding sequences are from one Mycobacterium bourgelatii window:
- a CDS encoding SGNH/GDSL hydrolase family protein — MDIHAPRRSTVALATAGALASTGTAYLGARNLLVGQATHVRTVIPKAWGTPPRADGVYGPGGEPAQRWRRGVPFDLHIMMFGDSTATGYGCASADEVPGVLLARGIADETGTRVRLSTKAIVGATSRGLCGQVDAMFVAGPPPDAAVILVGANDVTALNSIGPSARRLATCVRKLRARDAVVVVGTCPDFGMIPAIPQPLRSVAHQRSLQLARAQASAVKSADGAAVPLAQLLAPKFRAMPDAMFCRDRYHPSALGYALAAEHLLPALRVELAEKRGTPMPELPARPTAPTLTSEHTRRSVMSRLWRRPAPDHAPAMPTPVAAPTSG; from the coding sequence GTGGACATACATGCGCCGCGTCGTTCGACCGTCGCGCTGGCCACTGCGGGCGCACTCGCCTCGACGGGGACTGCCTATCTGGGCGCACGCAACCTGCTAGTGGGCCAGGCCACACACGTGCGCACGGTGATCCCGAAAGCATGGGGCACCCCACCCCGGGCCGACGGTGTCTACGGCCCCGGCGGCGAGCCCGCCCAGCGGTGGCGCCGGGGGGTTCCGTTCGACCTACACATAATGATGTTCGGCGACTCGACGGCGACGGGATACGGCTGCGCCAGCGCCGACGAAGTGCCGGGTGTGCTGCTCGCCCGCGGCATCGCCGACGAGACCGGAACGCGCGTCCGACTGAGCACCAAGGCGATCGTCGGCGCGACGTCGAGAGGCCTGTGCGGTCAGGTCGATGCGATGTTCGTGGCCGGCCCGCCCCCGGACGCGGCGGTCATCCTGGTGGGCGCCAACGACGTGACGGCACTGAACTCCATCGGGCCGTCGGCGCGACGGCTGGCCACTTGCGTGCGCAAGCTGCGCGCCCGGGACGCCGTGGTCGTCGTCGGCACGTGTCCGGATTTCGGGATGATCCCCGCCATCCCGCAGCCACTGCGCTCGGTGGCCCACCAGCGTTCCCTGCAACTTGCGCGCGCTCAGGCCAGTGCCGTCAAGTCGGCCGACGGTGCGGCGGTCCCGCTGGCGCAACTGCTGGCTCCGAAGTTTCGGGCGATGCCGGATGCGATGTTCTGTCGCGATCGCTACCACCCGTCGGCGCTCGGATACGCCCTCGCCGCCGAACACCTGCTGCCCGCGCTTCGGGTGGAGTTGGCCGAAAAGCGTGGTACGCCAATGCCGGAGTTGCCGGCCCGGCCCACCGCACCCACCCTCACCAGCGAGCACACGCGACGCAGTGTCATGTCCCGCCTGTGGCGGCGGCCCGCACCCGACCATGCGCCGGCGATGCCCACACCCGTCGCTGCTCCCACTAGCGGGTAG
- a CDS encoding enoyl-CoA hydratase/isomerase family protein — translation MTGESDEVLTRVDGDVGFVTLNRPKAINSLNQNMVDLLSTVLIRWERDDAVRAVVVSGAGERGLCAGGDVVALYHSARKDGVEARRFWRDEYLLDAQVGRFAKPYVALMDGIVMGGGVGISAHANTRVVTDTAKVAMPEVGIGFIPDVGGTYLLSRAPGKLGLHAALTGAPFNGADAIALGFADHYVPHSDLDAFKASIAAVGVETALARHAIEPPPSELAAQREWIDECYSQDTVQDIITALKNHSAKAANDAADLIATRSPIALSVTLEAVRRAAKLETLEDVLVQDYRVSSASLRSHDFVEGIRAQLVDKDRNPKWSPASLADVTVADVADYFKPVDDDLTF, via the coding sequence ATTACTGGGGAGTCCGACGAGGTGCTCACCCGAGTCGACGGCGACGTCGGCTTTGTGACCCTCAATCGCCCCAAGGCGATCAACTCGCTGAACCAGAACATGGTGGACCTGCTCAGCACCGTGCTCATCCGTTGGGAGCGCGACGACGCGGTGCGCGCGGTCGTGGTCTCGGGCGCCGGGGAGCGCGGGTTGTGCGCCGGCGGCGACGTGGTCGCGCTCTACCACAGCGCCCGCAAGGACGGCGTCGAAGCGCGACGGTTCTGGCGCGACGAGTACCTGCTCGATGCCCAGGTCGGTCGGTTCGCCAAGCCGTATGTGGCGCTGATGGACGGCATCGTGATGGGCGGCGGCGTCGGCATCAGCGCACACGCCAACACCCGGGTGGTGACCGACACCGCCAAGGTCGCCATGCCCGAGGTCGGCATCGGGTTCATCCCCGACGTCGGCGGGACGTACCTACTGTCCCGGGCCCCCGGCAAGCTGGGCCTGCACGCGGCCTTGACCGGTGCGCCGTTCAACGGCGCCGACGCCATCGCCCTGGGATTCGCCGACCACTACGTGCCGCACAGCGATCTGGACGCGTTCAAGGCCTCGATTGCCGCCGTCGGCGTGGAAACCGCGCTGGCCCGCCACGCCATCGAACCACCACCGAGTGAGCTTGCGGCACAACGCGAATGGATTGACGAGTGCTATTCGCAAGACACCGTGCAGGACATCATCACCGCGCTGAAGAATCACAGCGCCAAGGCGGCCAACGACGCCGCCGACCTGATCGCGACCCGTTCCCCCATCGCGTTGTCGGTGACGCTCGAGGCCGTGCGTCGCGCGGCCAAGCTGGAAACGCTGGAAGATGTTCTGGTACAGGACTATCGGGTGTCATCGGCATCGCTGCGCTCGCACGACTTCGTCGAGGGGATTCGCGCCCAACTGGTCGACAAGGACCGCAATCCGAAATGGTCGCCGGCATCACTCGCCGACGTCACCGTCGCCGACGTCGCGGACTACTTCAAACCGGTCGATGACGACCTGACGTTCTAG
- a CDS encoding lipoprotein LpqV: MHWLPGRPPRWALLVVAAGLTAVAACSHSDGGDKPTHSSPRPSTSTSSPPPGAIGISPGGVTTKVDAPAESTEEEYFQACHAAKVWMETQAGTGQSMIEPYLAMVQASESGVAGTWNIPWANLSPARQAAVIVAAEAAADNGCG, from the coding sequence GTGCATTGGTTGCCTGGCCGCCCTCCGCGCTGGGCGCTGCTGGTTGTGGCGGCGGGTCTGACGGCCGTGGCGGCCTGTTCGCACAGCGACGGCGGCGACAAGCCGACGCACTCATCCCCCCGGCCGTCGACATCCACCAGTTCGCCACCGCCGGGCGCCATCGGGATCTCCCCGGGCGGGGTCACGACCAAGGTCGACGCACCAGCCGAGTCGACCGAGGAAGAGTATTTCCAGGCCTGCCATGCCGCGAAGGTGTGGATGGAAACGCAAGCGGGCACTGGGCAGTCAATGATCGAGCCGTACCTGGCCATGGTTCAGGCCTCCGAGTCCGGAGTTGCGGGGACCTGGAACATCCCCTGGGCCAACCTCAGCCCGGCACGACAGGCAGCGGTGATCGTGGCTGCCGAAGCCGCCGCCGACAACGGATGCGGATAG
- a CDS encoding acetyl-CoA C-acetyltransferase gives MPEAVIVSAVRSPIGRAMKGSLVNMRPDDLAVQMVRAALDKVPALNPHHIDDLMLGCGQPGGESGFNLARVVAVELGYDFLPGTTVNRYCSSSLQTSRMAFHAIKAGEGDAFISAGVETVSRFGKGTADSWPETKNPLFDEAQERTTNAAAGAEEWHDPRADGNLPDIYIAMGQTAENVALLTGISREDQDHWGVRSQNRAEEAIKNGFFDREITPVTLPDGTVVSTDDGPRPGTTYDKIRDLKPVFRPNGTVTAGNACPLNDGAAALVITSDTKAKELGLTPLARIVSTGVSGLSPEIMGLGPIEATKKALANAGLSVNDIDLFEINEAFAVQVLGSARELGIDEDKLNVSGGAIALGHPFGMTGARIATTLINNLQTHDKTFGLETMCVGGGQGMAMVFERLS, from the coding sequence ATGCCAGAAGCCGTCATCGTTTCCGCTGTCCGGTCGCCGATTGGCCGGGCCATGAAAGGGTCGCTGGTCAATATGCGTCCCGACGACCTGGCGGTCCAGATGGTTCGCGCCGCGCTCGACAAGGTGCCCGCGCTGAACCCGCACCACATCGACGACCTCATGTTGGGTTGTGGGCAGCCAGGTGGCGAGTCCGGGTTCAACCTGGCCCGCGTTGTGGCGGTGGAGTTGGGCTACGACTTCCTGCCTGGCACCACGGTCAACCGCTACTGCTCCTCGTCCCTGCAGACCAGCCGGATGGCCTTCCACGCCATCAAGGCCGGTGAGGGCGACGCGTTTATCTCCGCGGGCGTGGAGACGGTGTCCCGCTTCGGCAAGGGCACGGCCGACTCGTGGCCCGAGACCAAGAACCCCCTGTTCGACGAGGCGCAGGAGCGCACGACCAACGCGGCCGCGGGTGCCGAGGAATGGCATGACCCGCGCGCCGACGGCAACCTTCCCGACATCTACATCGCGATGGGGCAGACCGCTGAGAACGTCGCCCTGTTGACCGGCATCAGCCGTGAAGACCAGGACCACTGGGGCGTGCGCAGCCAGAACCGGGCCGAGGAGGCCATCAAGAACGGGTTCTTCGATCGCGAGATCACCCCGGTCACGTTGCCGGACGGGACCGTCGTCAGCACCGATGACGGCCCGCGGCCGGGCACCACTTACGACAAGATCAGGGACCTCAAGCCGGTGTTTCGGCCCAACGGAACGGTGACCGCCGGCAACGCGTGCCCGCTCAACGACGGCGCGGCCGCGTTGGTGATCACCAGCGACACCAAGGCCAAGGAGCTCGGCCTGACGCCGCTGGCCCGCATCGTGTCCACCGGCGTCAGCGGCCTGTCGCCCGAAATCATGGGGTTGGGGCCGATCGAGGCCACCAAGAAGGCGCTGGCCAACGCCGGCCTCTCGGTCAACGACATCGACCTCTTCGAGATCAACGAGGCGTTCGCGGTGCAGGTGCTCGGCTCGGCCCGCGAGCTGGGCATTGACGAGGACAAGCTGAATGTCTCGGGCGGGGCGATCGCCCTTGGTCACCCGTTCGGCATGACCGGGGCCCGCATCGCCACCACGCTGATCAACAATCTGCAGACCCACGACAAGACGTTTGGTCTCGAGACCATGTGTGTGGGTGGCGGCCAGGGCATGGCGATGGTGTTCGAGCGCCTGAGCTAG
- a CDS encoding alpha/beta hydrolase, translating into MTAPKKVSGSPREAIRPRDVLKARRLETRRFAISDGAPVEVVESGPGIAARLAALASRLTIRPVLAAGSYVPQLPWPWGLIDHAARVFLPASSTVRATVKLPNASAQLVRAKGVLPADGTRRVVLYLHGGAFLTCGANSHGRLVELLSMFADAPVLVVNYRLMPKHSIGMALEDCHDGYRWLRLLGYQPEQIVLAGDSAGGYLALTLAQRLLDENEEPAALVAISPLLQLAKEEKQAHPNIKTDAMFPSRAFDALGVLVASAAAKNQVDGKPEEVYEPLDHIRAGLPRTLIHVSGSEVLLHDAQLAAGKLAAAGVPAEVRVWPGQVHDFQVVGPLLPEAVRSLRQIGEYIREATD; encoded by the coding sequence ATGACTGCACCCAAAAAGGTATCCGGCTCACCTAGAGAAGCCATTCGCCCGCGCGACGTGCTGAAGGCACGTAGACTCGAAACACGCAGGTTTGCCATCAGCGACGGCGCCCCTGTTGAGGTCGTCGAATCTGGTCCAGGCATTGCTGCGCGCTTAGCTGCGTTGGCGTCGCGATTGACCATCCGGCCCGTTCTGGCGGCTGGCAGCTACGTTCCCCAACTGCCTTGGCCATGGGGGCTCATCGACCATGCGGCGCGCGTGTTCTTGCCGGCATCCAGCACCGTCCGAGCCACGGTGAAGTTGCCTAACGCGTCGGCGCAGCTGGTTCGCGCCAAGGGCGTGCTGCCCGCGGACGGCACCCGGCGGGTGGTTCTCTACTTGCACGGCGGCGCGTTCCTGACCTGTGGAGCAAACTCGCACGGTCGGCTGGTCGAGTTGCTGTCGATGTTTGCTGACGCGCCCGTTCTCGTGGTGAATTATCGGCTGATGCCCAAGCACTCGATCGGGATGGCGTTGGAAGACTGCCACGACGGCTACCGCTGGCTGCGGCTGCTGGGGTACCAGCCGGAGCAGATTGTGCTCGCGGGCGACTCCGCCGGCGGCTATCTAGCGCTCACGCTCGCGCAGCGCCTTTTGGACGAAAACGAGGAGCCGGCGGCGTTGGTAGCGATCTCGCCACTGCTGCAGCTAGCAAAGGAAGAAAAGCAGGCGCATCCCAACATCAAGACCGACGCGATGTTCCCCTCGCGGGCCTTCGACGCCCTCGGTGTTTTGGTTGCTAGCGCTGCCGCCAAGAACCAGGTGGACGGCAAACCGGAAGAGGTTTACGAGCCGTTGGATCACATCCGCGCCGGGCTGCCGCGAACCCTGATCCACGTGTCCGGCTCGGAGGTACTGCTGCACGACGCGCAGCTTGCCGCGGGCAAATTGGCGGCCGCCGGTGTGCCCGCCGAGGTCCGCGTTTGGCCGGGACAGGTTCACGACTTCCAGGTCGTCGGGCCGCTGTTGCCCGAGGCGGTCCGATCGTTGCGGCAAATCGGTGAGTACATCCGCGAAGCCACGGACTAG
- a CDS encoding rhodanese-like domain-containing protein, translating into MSRIDQVLEAARSRYQRLPADQVPEALRRGAVLVDIRPQAQRAAEGEVPGALVIERNVLEWRCDPTSDARLPQAVGDDVEWVILCSEGYTSSLAAAALLDLGLHRATDVVGGYHALVAAGVLAELS; encoded by the coding sequence ATGAGCCGGATCGACCAGGTGCTGGAGGCTGCGCGGAGCCGATACCAACGGTTGCCCGCAGACCAGGTGCCCGAGGCGCTGCGGCGTGGCGCGGTGCTGGTGGACATCCGGCCGCAGGCCCAGCGCGCGGCCGAGGGCGAGGTGCCCGGCGCGTTGGTCATCGAACGCAACGTGCTGGAATGGCGCTGCGACCCCACCAGCGACGCGCGGCTGCCGCAGGCCGTCGGCGACGACGTCGAGTGGGTGATCCTGTGTTCGGAGGGCTACACCTCCAGCCTGGCCGCCGCGGCGCTGTTGGACCTGGGCCTGCATCGCGCGACCGACGTGGTCGGTGGCTATCACGCTCTGGTGGCCGCGGGCGTGCTTGCTGAGTTGAGCTAG
- a CDS encoding enoyl-CoA hydratase: protein MADNTYETILVEREERVGIITLNRPKALNALNSQVMDEVTTAATELDNDPGIGAIIITGSEKAFAAGADIKEMAELSFADAFEADFFAPWAKLAAVRTPTIAAVAGYALGGGCELAMMCDLLIAADTAKFGQPEIKLGVLPGMGGSQRLTRAIGKAKAMDLILTGRTIDAAEAERSGLVSRVVPAEDLLSEAKGVATTISQMSRSASRMAKEAVNRAFESTLTEGLLYERRLFHSTFATADQSEGMAAFIEKRPPNFTYR, encoded by the coding sequence ATGGCCGACAACACTTACGAGACAATTCTGGTCGAGCGCGAGGAGCGGGTCGGCATCATCACGCTGAACCGACCGAAGGCACTCAACGCGCTCAACAGCCAGGTGATGGACGAAGTCACCACTGCGGCAACCGAATTGGACAACGATCCCGGGATCGGCGCGATCATCATCACCGGGTCGGAGAAGGCGTTCGCCGCCGGCGCCGACATCAAGGAAATGGCCGAACTGTCGTTCGCCGACGCGTTCGAAGCAGACTTCTTCGCGCCCTGGGCCAAACTCGCCGCCGTACGCACCCCGACGATCGCCGCGGTGGCCGGATACGCCCTGGGCGGTGGCTGCGAGCTGGCGATGATGTGCGACCTGCTGATCGCCGCCGACACCGCGAAATTCGGCCAACCGGAGATCAAACTCGGCGTGCTGCCCGGCATGGGTGGCTCCCAGCGTCTGACCCGCGCCATCGGCAAGGCCAAGGCCATGGACCTGATCTTGACGGGACGCACCATCGACGCCGCGGAAGCCGAACGCAGCGGCCTCGTCTCGCGGGTGGTGCCCGCCGAAGACTTACTGTCCGAGGCCAAGGGCGTCGCCACCACCATTTCGCAGATGTCGCGCTCGGCCTCCCGCATGGCGAAAGAGGCCGTCAACCGCGCCTTCGAATCGACCCTCACCGAAGGGTTGCTCTACGAGAGACGGCTTTTCCATTCGACGTTCGCCACGGCTGATCAGTCCGAAGGCATGGCTGCGTTCATCGAAAAACGTCCCCCGAACTTCACCTACCGATGA
- a CDS encoding cysteine dioxygenase, whose translation MAMPFAPPYASPASGPTRLRVPDLLLATDQAADDVLSGRCDHLLPRDGLPEYKRWFTRIHGDDELDIWLISWVPGKATELHDHGGSLGALTVLSGSLTEYRWDGRRLRRRRLDAGDQAGFPLGWVHDVVWAPRPIEESVATRKPARTVQPTLSVHAYSPPLTVMSYYEVTGRNTLRRQRTELTDQPEGP comes from the coding sequence ATGGCTATGCCGTTTGCCCCTCCCTATGCCTCCCCAGCGTCGGGACCCACGCGGTTGCGCGTGCCCGATCTGCTGCTCGCGACCGATCAAGCCGCCGACGATGTGCTCAGCGGGCGGTGCGACCACCTGCTGCCGCGGGACGGCCTGCCGGAATACAAGCGCTGGTTCACCCGCATCCACGGCGACGACGAGTTGGACATCTGGCTGATCAGCTGGGTGCCGGGTAAGGCCACCGAGTTGCACGATCATGGCGGGTCGCTCGGGGCGCTGACGGTGCTGTCCGGGTCGCTCACCGAATACCGCTGGGATGGCCGGCGATTGCGGCGGCGCCGCCTCGATGCGGGCGACCAGGCCGGTTTTCCGCTGGGCTGGGTGCATGACGTGGTGTGGGCGCCCCGGCCGATCGAGGAGTCGGTGGCCACCCGCAAGCCCGCACGAACCGTCCAACCGACCCTGAGCGTGCACGCCTACTCGCCGCCGCTGACCGTCATGTCGTACTACGAGGTCACCGGGCGGAACACGTTGCGCCGCCAGCGCACCGAGTTGACCGACCAGCCCGAAGGGCCCTGA
- a CDS encoding cystathionine beta-synthase, translating into MRIAQHISDLIGGTPLVRLNSVVPDGCGIVAAKVEYLNPGGSSKDRIAAKMIDAAEASGLLKPGGTIVEPTSGNTGVGLALVAQRRGYKCVFVCPDKVSEDKRNVLLAYGAEVVVCPTAVPPEDPDSYYSVSDRLVREIEGAWKPDQYANPEGPASHYATTGPEIWADTDGKITHFVAGIGTGGTITGAGRYLKEVSANRPEGPVRIIGADPEGSVYSGGTGRPYLVEGVGEDFWPAAYDPTVPDEIIAVSDADSFDMTRRLAREEAMLVGGSCGMAVVAALKVAEQAGPDALVVVLLPDGGRGYMSKIFNDAWMSSYGFLRTRLDGSADESTVGDVLRRKSGALPDLVHTHPSETVRDAIGILREYGVSQMPVVGAEPPVMAGEVAGSVSERELLSAVFEGRANLADAVSQHMSPPLPLIGAGELVSAAGKALRDWDALMVVEEGKPVGVITRYDLLGFLSEGQRRR; encoded by the coding sequence ATGCGGATTGCGCAGCACATCAGTGACCTCATCGGCGGCACGCCACTGGTTCGGCTGAACTCAGTCGTCCCCGACGGTTGCGGCATCGTGGCCGCAAAGGTCGAATACCTCAATCCCGGTGGTAGCTCCAAGGACCGCATCGCGGCGAAGATGATCGACGCCGCCGAGGCCAGCGGGTTGCTGAAGCCGGGCGGCACGATCGTCGAACCGACGTCCGGCAATACCGGTGTCGGGCTGGCGCTGGTCGCCCAGCGACGGGGCTACAAATGCGTGTTCGTTTGCCCGGACAAGGTGAGCGAGGACAAGCGGAATGTGTTGCTCGCCTACGGCGCCGAGGTCGTCGTATGCCCGACGGCAGTTCCGCCGGAGGACCCGGACAGCTACTACAGCGTTTCCGACCGTCTGGTCCGGGAAATCGAGGGCGCCTGGAAACCCGACCAGTACGCGAACCCGGAAGGTCCGGCCAGTCACTACGCGACTACGGGTCCCGAAATTTGGGCCGACACCGACGGCAAGATCACCCACTTCGTGGCGGGCATCGGCACCGGGGGCACGATCACCGGGGCGGGCCGCTACCTCAAGGAGGTGTCTGCCAACCGCCCAGAAGGACCGGTGCGCATCATCGGCGCTGACCCGGAGGGCTCGGTGTATTCGGGTGGCACGGGTCGCCCCTATCTGGTCGAGGGCGTCGGAGAGGACTTCTGGCCGGCGGCCTACGACCCGACGGTGCCCGACGAGATCATCGCGGTGTCCGACGCCGACTCGTTCGACATGACCAGGCGGCTGGCCCGCGAGGAAGCGATGCTGGTCGGCGGGTCATGTGGGATGGCGGTGGTAGCGGCGCTAAAGGTCGCCGAACAAGCCGGGCCCGACGCCCTGGTGGTCGTCCTGTTGCCGGACGGCGGCCGCGGCTATATGTCCAAGATCTTCAACGACGCCTGGATGTCCTCGTACGGATTCCTGCGCACGCGTCTGGACGGCTCGGCCGATGAGTCGACGGTCGGAGATGTGTTGCGCCGCAAGTCGGGGGCGCTGCCGGACCTGGTGCACACCCATCCGTCGGAGACGGTGCGCGACGCCATCGGGATTCTCCGTGAGTACGGGGTCTCGCAGATGCCGGTCGTCGGGGCCGAGCCGCCGGTGATGGCCGGCGAGGTGGCCGGCAGCGTCTCGGAGCGCGAACTGCTCTCGGCGGTGTTCGAGGGTCGGGCCAACCTGGCCGACGCGGTCTCCCAGCACATGAGCCCGCCGTTGCCGTTGATCGGGGCCGGCGAGTTGGTGAGCGCGGCTGGTAAAGCATTGCGGGATTGGGACGCGCTGATGGTCGTCGAGGAGGGCAAGCCGGTAGGTGTGATCACCCGCTACGACCTGCTGGGCTTTTTGTCCGAAGGGCAGCGCCGGCGTTAG
- a CDS encoding alpha/beta hydrolase, with translation MTEKGSATTKEPVADAEESPVAEVASDANEAVRKAFWIRHYTFTGTAVGLVFIWLSLTPSLLPRGPLFQGVVSGCSGAIGYAIGVFVVWLIRWLRSKNTTPPPPRWVWLPLVAVGAIGLVFMGIQFHVWQDRVRDMMGVEHLKWYDYPLTGILSLVVLFTLVEVGQFIRLVVAFLVAQVDRIAPFRVSAAIVVATLVALTITLLNGVVLKFAMRSMNNTFESVNSEMDPDHAPPRTARRSGGPGSLVSWESLGHQGRIFVGAGPSRKQLSDFNGTPATEPIRAYAGLNSAHGIDAAAELAARELQRAGGLQRAIVAVATTTGTGWINEAEASALEYMYNGNTAIVSMQYSFLPSWLSFLVDKENARHAGQALFEAVDKLIRQMPEFKRPKLVVFGESLGSFGAEAPFMSLNNVLARTDGALFSGPTFNNTIWTQLTSNRDPGSPQWLPIYDDGRNVRFVARPENLDRPDAEWHRPRVVYLQHASDPIAWWTPNLLFKEPEWLKEPRGYDVLPETYWIPVVTFLQVSADMAVAVDVPDGHGHRYVANVADGWAAVLSPPGWTPEKTERLRPLLQANAKPLGPAGDQDSGQ, from the coding sequence ATGACCGAGAAAGGCTCCGCGACCACCAAGGAGCCTGTCGCCGACGCTGAGGAATCCCCGGTTGCCGAGGTCGCCTCGGATGCCAACGAGGCCGTCCGCAAAGCCTTCTGGATAAGGCATTACACCTTCACCGGGACCGCCGTCGGTCTCGTCTTCATCTGGCTGTCCCTCACGCCGTCGCTGCTGCCTCGGGGCCCGCTTTTCCAGGGCGTGGTCAGCGGCTGCTCCGGCGCCATCGGCTACGCCATCGGCGTCTTCGTCGTCTGGCTGATCCGCTGGTTGCGTTCAAAGAACACCACTCCGCCGCCCCCGCGGTGGGTGTGGCTGCCCCTGGTCGCCGTCGGCGCGATCGGCCTGGTCTTCATGGGCATCCAATTCCACGTCTGGCAAGACCGGGTGCGCGACATGATGGGCGTCGAGCACCTGAAGTGGTACGACTACCCGCTCACCGGAATCCTTTCGCTCGTCGTGCTTTTCACGCTCGTGGAAGTCGGCCAGTTCATCCGTCTGGTGGTCGCTTTCCTGGTGGCACAGGTGGACCGAATCGCACCCTTCCGCGTGTCGGCGGCCATCGTGGTGGCGACGCTGGTAGCACTGACCATCACGCTGCTCAACGGTGTGGTGCTCAAATTCGCGATGCGGTCCATGAACAACACGTTCGAATCGGTCAACAGTGAGATGGATCCGGACCACGCGCCGCCGAGGACGGCGAGGCGATCGGGCGGCCCAGGATCATTGGTGTCCTGGGAGTCGTTGGGCCACCAGGGTCGGATCTTCGTCGGGGCCGGACCGTCGCGCAAACAACTCTCCGACTTCAACGGGACCCCAGCCACCGAACCCATCCGGGCCTACGCGGGGTTGAACTCCGCGCACGGGATCGACGCGGCCGCCGAGCTTGCCGCGCGCGAACTGCAGCGCGCCGGCGGTCTACAACGCGCGATCGTCGCGGTGGCCACCACCACCGGAACCGGGTGGATCAACGAGGCCGAAGCCTCGGCGCTGGAGTACATGTACAACGGCAACACCGCCATCGTCAGCATGCAGTACTCGTTCCTGCCCAGCTGGTTGTCGTTCCTGGTCGACAAGGAGAACGCGCGGCATGCCGGCCAGGCGTTGTTCGAGGCGGTCGACAAGCTGATTCGGCAGATGCCCGAATTCAAACGCCCGAAGCTCGTGGTGTTCGGCGAGAGCCTGGGGTCTTTCGGCGCCGAGGCCCCGTTCATGAGCCTCAACAACGTCTTGGCCCGCACCGACGGCGCCTTGTTCAGCGGGCCGACCTTCAACAACACGATCTGGACCCAGCTCACCAGCAACCGCGATCCCGGCTCACCGCAATGGCTGCCCATCTATGACGACGGACGCAATGTCCGGTTCGTCGCGCGTCCGGAAAATCTGGACCGGCCCGACGCCGAATGGCACCGACCCCGGGTCGTGTACCTGCAGCACGCCTCCGACCCGATCGCCTGGTGGACACCGAACCTGCTGTTCAAGGAACCCGAATGGCTGAAGGAACCGCGCGGCTATGACGTGCTGCCCGAGACGTACTGGATTCCCGTCGTGACCTTCTTGCAGGTATCTGCCGACATGGCGGTGGCCGTCGACGTGCCGGACGGACATGGCCACCGGTACGTCGCGAATGTCGCCGACGGCTGGGCGGCGGTGCTGTCCCCGCCGGGCTGGACGCCTGAGAAAACGGAGCGGCTGCGGCCGTTGCTGCAGGCCAACGCGAAGCCGCTCGGACCAGCGGGCGACCAGGACAGCGGTCAATAG
- a CDS encoding Bax inhibitor-1/YccA family protein, with the protein MRETSNPVFRSLPKQQGGYAQFGAGTAQMQPGYPAAGYAPYQEGRARVSRPMTIDDVVTKTGITLAVLTATAVISYVLTRLNPALGYPLALIGGLGGFALVMVAIFARKQDNPAIVLTYAALEGLLLGAFSFVLANFSVGSANAGALIGEAILGTLGVFFGMLVVYKTGAIRVTPRFTRMLTAALIGVVVLMLGNWLLAMFHFGNGEGLGLRSAGLIGIIFSLVCIAIAAFSFLIDFDAADQMIRAGAPDKAAWGVALGLTVTLVWLYMEILRLLSYLQND; encoded by the coding sequence GTGCGGGAGACAAGCAACCCGGTATTTCGCTCGCTGCCCAAGCAGCAGGGCGGCTATGCGCAATTCGGCGCAGGCACGGCACAGATGCAGCCGGGCTACCCGGCGGCGGGCTACGCGCCTTACCAGGAGGGTCGTGCTCGCGTATCACGGCCGATGACCATTGACGATGTCGTCACCAAGACCGGCATCACATTGGCTGTACTGACGGCTACCGCCGTCATTTCGTATGTCCTGACGCGGTTGAACCCGGCACTCGGGTACCCGCTCGCCCTGATCGGCGGTCTTGGCGGGTTCGCGCTGGTCATGGTCGCAATTTTCGCGCGCAAGCAGGACAACCCGGCGATCGTGCTTACCTACGCCGCGCTCGAGGGGTTGCTGCTGGGCGCCTTCTCGTTTGTCCTGGCCAATTTCTCGGTGGGTTCGGCCAATGCCGGCGCCCTGATCGGGGAGGCCATCCTGGGCACTCTGGGCGTGTTCTTCGGCATGCTCGTCGTCTACAAGACGGGCGCCATCCGCGTCACACCCAGGTTTACTCGCATGCTTACCGCCGCGCTGATCGGCGTGGTCGTGCTGATGCTCGGCAACTGGTTGCTCGCGATGTTCCACTTCGGCAATGGTGAGGGGCTGGGCCTGCGTAGTGCGGGACTGATCGGCATCATCTTCTCGCTGGTCTGCATCGCGATCGCTGCCTTCAGCTTCCTGATCGACTTCGACGCGGCCGACCAGATGATCCGCGCAGGTGCGCCGGACAAGGCAGCCTGGGGCGTCGCCCTGGGTCTGACCGTGACGCTGGTCTGGCTGTACATGGAGATCCTGCGCCTGTTGAGTTATCTGCAGAACGATTAA